The sequence TGGCAGTCGAAATAGCGGTTCAACAGGTCGATGAGAGCCTTGGGCGGCAGACGATCGGCCAGCTGGGTGAAGCCGCGCATGTCCGAGAGCCAGATCGCCGCATGAATGGCTTCGGTATCGCCGCGACGGATGTGACCGGCGAGAATCCGCTCGCCGGCATGGCGGCCGACATAGGTGTTGAGGAGATTGGCGGCGGTGCGCCTGAGCGCGCGGATTTCCGCAACCCGGGTGAGCGGCGCCAGGATCGCATCCAGAGCCGCCAGCTCCGCCTCGGTGAAGCCGGCGGGCTCGCGGGTCGTCCAGGTCGCGAGATGGATCTCGCCATTGCTGAAGAATAGCGGTGTCGCGAGATAGTCGGTCACCCCCTCGGCGCGGAGCTCAGGCAGCACCGAGTAGTCCATGGGACAACCCGGATCGACGAGCCGGCGGCGGATGGCGATCCCGTCGGTGACGACCCGCACGATGACGCTGGTGCGGTATTCCGGCCTCTCCATGAGCTCGAACGGCCCGTCGGCCAGCTCCGCCCCGGCGCCCAAGCGCCAGACGAACCGACGCGCCATGATTTCCGGGTGGAGCGTGCGCACGAACACCGCGACCCGCCACAGATGCAGGCCCGCGCCAAGCAGGCGCTGGCAGAGCTCCGCCAGCATGTCCCGCGGGTCGGGGTGCGAGCGGGCGCCGTCGATCAGCCAGGCTCCGACCGCGCCGACGTCGAGCGCCGGCACGGGTGCCGGCGGGCCCGCTCTCGGCGCCGCCGTCATCGGCGGCCGGCGAAGTACGTCTTCATCGGTTCGAAATAGCTCTTTTGCCAGCCGCCGTCACGATAGCTCGTGTGCCCGTCGGGGACCTTGCTGTGGTTGAGGGTCAGCTTGGTTCCCCCGGGAGCCGGCTCCAGCAGCACCTCGATCTCGGAATCGGGGTCCTCGGGCGTGAATTTCTTGGTCCGCCAGCTCTGCACGATGCGATGGGCCGGCTCGAGCGCGAGATTGCGGCCGTTGATGTAGCCGTTCCAAACGGTGAAGTCGGCCCCTTGGACCGCGGTGATGCGCGCGTCTCCCCCACCCGTCATCGCCGCATGGCCTTTGCCGTCGAGCCAAGTGTCGAAGATCTCCTCGGCGCTTGCCGGAATGACCTCGCTCAAGCTGAACGCGAACGCCATGGCCGCCTCGTCAGCGGTATTTGTATTGCGGCTGCCAGTCGCCCGCACCCTTCGGCAAGAGATCGAAGAAATGCCAGAGCGCGCAGAAATCGTCGCCCGGGCCGAAGCCGGTGTCCGATACGCGGTAGATTTTCTTGCCGCGTTTGGTGAAGACCGACACTCCCGGCATCCACCATTCCTTGCTCTTGTAGCCCATGTCGGCGGCGAAGCTGGTCTCGCTATGCGAGACCATGGGAAAGCGCCACCCCCGCGCCGTCTTGAACCGCAGCTGCTTCTTCGGCGCATCGGGCGAGGCGACGACGAAGGCGGCGCGGTCTGCCAGATGCGGATAGAGTCCGTTGAAGCCGTCGGCCCAGAGCGTGCAATAACGGCAGCTGGCACCCATGTTGTGGATGACGAACAGATGTTCCTTCTTGC comes from Pseudomonadota bacterium and encodes:
- a CDS encoding adenylate/guanylate cyclase domain-containing protein, which produces MTAAPRAGPPAPVPALDVGAVGAWLIDGARSHPDPRDMLAELCQRLLGAGLHLWRVAVFVRTLHPEIMARRFVWRLGAGAELADGPFELMERPEYRTSVIVRVVTDGIAIRRRLVDPGCPMDYSVLPELRAEGVTDYLATPLFFSNGEIHLATWTTREPAGFTEAELAALDAILAPLTRVAEIRALRRTAANLLNTYVGRHAGERILAGHIRRGDTEAIHAAIWLSDMRGFTQLADRLPPKALIDLLNRYFDCQVPAICRHGGEVLKFMGDGLLAIFPIVSGAGAAGNVCKDAFAAASEARADVARLAAATEDEATRGLRFGLALHLGEVLYGNIGSGERLDFTCIGPAVNLAARLETLAGSLGRSVVASSAFAGAYGPGLSPLGEFMLAGFSTAETVYGLADEGGEAALGATLLADRSR
- a CDS encoding SRPBCC domain-containing protein; translated protein: MAFAFSLSEVIPASAEEIFDTWLDGKGHAAMTGGGDARITAVQGADFTVWNGYINGRNLALEPAHRIVQSWRTKKFTPEDPDSEIEVLLEPAPGGTKLTLNHSKVPDGHTSYRDGGWQKSYFEPMKTYFAGRR
- a CDS encoding DUF899 family protein gives rise to the protein MRYETASQRLAGYRKELAGLRKKMQKLQRSAEAEPVEDYEFATVKGPVRLSRLFGKKEHLFVIHNMGASCRYCTLWADGFNGLYPHLADRAAFVVASPDAPKKQLRFKTARGWRFPMVSHSETSFAADMGYKSKEWWMPGVSVFTKRGKKIYRVSDTGFGPGDDFCALWHFFDLLPKGAGDWQPQYKYR